From a single Pleurodeles waltl isolate 20211129_DDA chromosome 8, aPleWal1.hap1.20221129, whole genome shotgun sequence genomic region:
- the LOC138249026 gene encoding pepsin A-like, translating into MKWLLLLGLVVLSECLVKVPLRKGQSLRDRLREKGLLSEFLKTHKINPGNKYFPNFAAQVASEPMTNYMDVSYYGTISIGTPPQEFNVIFDSGSSNLWVPSVYCSSSACSNHNKFNPSSSSTFQSTSTSLSIGYGTGSMTGVLGYDTVQVGGLTVTDQVFGLAYTEADFFSEMQFDGILGLAFPSLSEDGATPVFDNMWSQGLLSADLFSVYLSPNGASGSVVIFGGYESSYYTGTLNWVPLSSETYWQITLESISMNGNVIACNGGCQAIVDTGTSLIAGLSPGISNIQSAIGASQNSYGEYVVNCNSISSLPDIIFTINGVQYPVPATAYINQSQNSCSSNFQDTTGVWILGDVFIRQYYVVFDRAANYIGLATVA; encoded by the exons GGTTCCCCTGAGAAAAGGACAATCTCTGAGGGATCGCCTGAGAGAGAAGGGCCTACTGAGTGAATTTCTGAAGACACACAAAATAAATCCTGGCAACAAGTACTTCCCAAACTTTGCTGCTCAAGTGGCCAGTGAGCCGATGACCAACTACATGGAT GTGTCTTATTACGGAACTATCTCCATTGGGACTCCTCCTCAAGAATTCAACGTGATCTTTGACAGCGGCTCCTCCAACCTCTGGGTCCCATCTGTGTATTGTTCCAGCTCAGCCTGCT CAAATCACAACAAGTTCAACCCCTCCAGCTCTTCCACCTTCCAGAGCACCAGCACCAGCCTGTCCATTGGGTATGGCACGGGAAGCATGACCGGGGTCCTGGGATATGACACTGTCCAG GTTGGAGGCCTCACCGTCACCGACCAGGTCTTCGGGCTGGCCTACACCGAAGCCGATTTCTTTTCTGAAATGCAGTTCGATGGTATCCTGGGACTGGCCTTCCCAAGCCTCTCAGAAGATGGAGCCACCCCTGTGTTTGACAATATGTGGAGTCAGGGCCTGCTGTCTGCAGACCTCTTCTCTGTCTACCTGAGCCC GAATGGAGCCAGCGGGAGTGTGGTGATCTTTGGGGGCTATGAATCTTCCTACTACACTGGAACCTTGAACTGGGTGCCTCTTTCTTCCGAGAcctactggcagatcaccctggaGAG tatcTCCATGAATGGGAATGTCATCGCCTGCAATGGAGGCTGCCAGGCCATCGTGGACACTGGGACCTCTCTGATCGCTGGTCTGTCCCCCGGTATCTCAAACATCCAGAGTGCCATTGGAGCTTCTCAGAACTCATATGGAGAG TATGTGGTGAACTGTAACTCCATCAGCTCCCTGCCTGACATCATCTTCACCATCAATGGCGTCCAGTACCCAGTGCCGGCCACTGCCTACATCAACCAG agccag AACTCCTGCAGCAGCAACTTCCAAGACACCACTGGGGTATGGATCCTGGGAGATGTCTTCATCAGGCAGTACTACGTCGTCTTCGACAGAGCAGCCAACTACATCGGCCTCGCCACTGTTGCATGA